Proteins from a genomic interval of Phoenix dactylifera cultivar Barhee BC4 unplaced genomic scaffold, palm_55x_up_171113_PBpolish2nd_filt_p 001033F, whole genome shotgun sequence:
- the LOC103699492 gene encoding protein virilizer homolog isoform X3: MNRSLMVCQDKFEAAKLQQIKTSVMNDLESCINQAIDENIKTLPHIVDRIKVKESLDSLLFLLQSPTGSSSMSEGIVLSEDNEDALSLSNVWKLKEDEKAGNQYLLEGIAEKFVWECPDSSLDRRLVPALSARRKLATVEGSGRRTRDNTGSEAIGSNVLSRGLGVNNVASGPTRRDTFRRRKPNTSRPPSMHVDDYVARERNIDGASSGSNIVSSSLRGTSMSGRPPSIHVDEFMAGQRERQNPMAVAVGDLMRDCHSLNLTIVCRLLSSLGKVLQVQ, translated from the exons ATGAACAGGTCTCTGATGGTATGCCAAGACAAGTTTGAAGCAGCAAAACTTCAGCAGATTAAAACAAGTGTCATGAATGACTTGGAGTCCTGTATCAATCAGGCTATTGACGAGAATATAAAAACCCTTCCTCACATTGTTGACCGTATCaag GTTAAGGAGTCTTTAGATTCCTTGTTGTTTCTGCTGCAGAGTCCTACTGGTTCATCATCCATGTCAGAAGGCATTGTTCTAAGTGAAG ACAATGAAGATGCATTATCCCTTTCAAATGTTTGGAAGTTGAAAGAAGATGAAAAAGCTGGCAATCAATACTTGCTCGAAGGAATTGCTGAGAAGTTTGTGTGGGAGTGTCCTGATTCTTCTCTTGACAGACGATTGGTGCCAGCTTTATCTGCAAGGAGGAAGCTGGCAACAGTAGAGGGCTCTGGTAGACGCACACGGGACAATACCGGGTCTGAAGCTATTGGATCAAATGTGCTTTCTCGAGGGTTGGGTGTAAACAATGTTGCTTCTGGCCCTACTCGTAGAGATACTTTTCGTCGGCGAAAGCCTAACACCAGCAGACCGCCTTCCATGCATGTTGATGATTATGTTGCCAGAGAGAGAAATATTGATGGTGCAAGTAGTGGATCAAATATTGTTAGTTCTTCTCTGCGTGGGACATCTATGAGTGGAAGGCCTCCATCAATTCATGTGGATGAGTTTATGGCCGGGCAAAGGGAGCGCCAAAATCCCATGGCTGTTGCAGTTGGAGATCTGATGAGAGACTGCCATTCCCTCAACCTGACAATAGTTTGCAGACTCCTCTCATCACTGGGGAAAGTTCTCCAGGTTCAATAG
- the LOC103699492 gene encoding protein virilizer homolog isoform X1: MGATIFRQLKKSRMGSFAGSSMGGAMLLFFLIVLLLGDSLQGIGSRFIELWNLMDTPVDVQKNFDHVTCLISASVDTVLDQGSLSLDVIEQEQMNRSLMVCQDKFEAAKLQQIKTSVMNDLESCINQAIDENIKTLPHIVDRIKVKESLDSLLFLLQSPTGSSSMSEGIVLSEDNEDALSLSNVWKLKEDEKAGNQYLLEGIAEKFVWECPDSSLDRRLVPALSARRKLATVEGSGRRTRDNTGSEAIGSNVLSRGLGVNNVASGPTRRDTFRRRKPNTSRPPSMHVDDYVARERNIDGASSGSNIVSSSLRGTSMSGRPPSIHVDEFMAGQRERQNPMAVAVGDLMRDCHSLNLTIVCRLLSSLGKVLQVQ; the protein is encoded by the exons ATGGGGGCGACGATTTTTCGACAATTGAAGAAGAGCCGGATGGGCTCGTTTGCGGGGAGCTCGATGGGCGGTGCGatgcttctcttctttctcatcGTCCTCCTCCTTGGCGACTCG CTTCAAGGTATAGGGAGCAGATTCATTGAGTTGTGGAACCTCATGGATACACCAGTGGATGTGCAAAAAAATTTTGACCATGTGACATGCTTGATTTCAGCATCTGTTGATACAGTGTTAGATCAAGGATCTCTTTCACTTGATGTCATTGAGCAG GAACAAATGAACAGGTCTCTGATGGTATGCCAAGACAAGTTTGAAGCAGCAAAACTTCAGCAGATTAAAACAAGTGTCATGAATGACTTGGAGTCCTGTATCAATCAGGCTATTGACGAGAATATAAAAACCCTTCCTCACATTGTTGACCGTATCaag GTTAAGGAGTCTTTAGATTCCTTGTTGTTTCTGCTGCAGAGTCCTACTGGTTCATCATCCATGTCAGAAGGCATTGTTCTAAGTGAAG ACAATGAAGATGCATTATCCCTTTCAAATGTTTGGAAGTTGAAAGAAGATGAAAAAGCTGGCAATCAATACTTGCTCGAAGGAATTGCTGAGAAGTTTGTGTGGGAGTGTCCTGATTCTTCTCTTGACAGACGATTGGTGCCAGCTTTATCTGCAAGGAGGAAGCTGGCAACAGTAGAGGGCTCTGGTAGACGCACACGGGACAATACCGGGTCTGAAGCTATTGGATCAAATGTGCTTTCTCGAGGGTTGGGTGTAAACAATGTTGCTTCTGGCCCTACTCGTAGAGATACTTTTCGTCGGCGAAAGCCTAACACCAGCAGACCGCCTTCCATGCATGTTGATGATTATGTTGCCAGAGAGAGAAATATTGATGGTGCAAGTAGTGGATCAAATATTGTTAGTTCTTCTCTGCGTGGGACATCTATGAGTGGAAGGCCTCCATCAATTCATGTGGATGAGTTTATGGCCGGGCAAAGGGAGCGCCAAAATCCCATGGCTGTTGCAGTTGGAGATCTGATGAGAGACTGCCATTCCCTCAACCTGACAATAGTTTGCAGACTCCTCTCATCACTGGGGAAAGTTCTCCAGGTTCAATAG
- the LOC103699492 gene encoding protein virilizer homolog isoform X2, protein MGATIFRQLKKSRMGSFAGSSMGGAMLLFFLIVLLLGDSLQASVDTVLDQGSLSLDVIEQEQMNRSLMVCQDKFEAAKLQQIKTSVMNDLESCINQAIDENIKTLPHIVDRIKVKESLDSLLFLLQSPTGSSSMSEGIVLSEDNEDALSLSNVWKLKEDEKAGNQYLLEGIAEKFVWECPDSSLDRRLVPALSARRKLATVEGSGRRTRDNTGSEAIGSNVLSRGLGVNNVASGPTRRDTFRRRKPNTSRPPSMHVDDYVARERNIDGASSGSNIVSSSLRGTSMSGRPPSIHVDEFMAGQRERQNPMAVAVGDLMRDCHSLNLTIVCRLLSSLGKVLQVQ, encoded by the exons ATGGGGGCGACGATTTTTCGACAATTGAAGAAGAGCCGGATGGGCTCGTTTGCGGGGAGCTCGATGGGCGGTGCGatgcttctcttctttctcatcGTCCTCCTCCTTGGCGACTCG CTTCAAG CATCTGTTGATACAGTGTTAGATCAAGGATCTCTTTCACTTGATGTCATTGAGCAG GAACAAATGAACAGGTCTCTGATGGTATGCCAAGACAAGTTTGAAGCAGCAAAACTTCAGCAGATTAAAACAAGTGTCATGAATGACTTGGAGTCCTGTATCAATCAGGCTATTGACGAGAATATAAAAACCCTTCCTCACATTGTTGACCGTATCaag GTTAAGGAGTCTTTAGATTCCTTGTTGTTTCTGCTGCAGAGTCCTACTGGTTCATCATCCATGTCAGAAGGCATTGTTCTAAGTGAAG ACAATGAAGATGCATTATCCCTTTCAAATGTTTGGAAGTTGAAAGAAGATGAAAAAGCTGGCAATCAATACTTGCTCGAAGGAATTGCTGAGAAGTTTGTGTGGGAGTGTCCTGATTCTTCTCTTGACAGACGATTGGTGCCAGCTTTATCTGCAAGGAGGAAGCTGGCAACAGTAGAGGGCTCTGGTAGACGCACACGGGACAATACCGGGTCTGAAGCTATTGGATCAAATGTGCTTTCTCGAGGGTTGGGTGTAAACAATGTTGCTTCTGGCCCTACTCGTAGAGATACTTTTCGTCGGCGAAAGCCTAACACCAGCAGACCGCCTTCCATGCATGTTGATGATTATGTTGCCAGAGAGAGAAATATTGATGGTGCAAGTAGTGGATCAAATATTGTTAGTTCTTCTCTGCGTGGGACATCTATGAGTGGAAGGCCTCCATCAATTCATGTGGATGAGTTTATGGCCGGGCAAAGGGAGCGCCAAAATCCCATGGCTGTTGCAGTTGGAGATCTGATGAGAGACTGCCATTCCCTCAACCTGACAATAGTTTGCAGACTCCTCTCATCACTGGGGAAAGTTCTCCAGGTTCAATAG